The genome window GCCGGGCCTCTCCGGCGGTGACCGGGTATTGCCCCGGCAGCCGGAAATTTGTGCGCCTGAAGCTCACAAGCTGGGAGGAATACCGCCGGCCCCACTTCTGCCCCGGTAGCCGGGAGAGGCTGCAGCCGATTTATGACGGCGAGGAGGTGTCCCAATTTCCGTGCCCCCGCTGCGGCAAGAAGACTCTGCGCTACCAGCGAGGGATGATGTTCGATTGATAAACAAAACAATCTACTCTAAAATGTAGGGCAAAAAGTGGAGCAAATCTTGCCTTATAGAATTTATAGCGGTAATTTATTTTAAAATAATATCATTGTTTTGTAATAATTTTATAATAATTGCAATTACATTGGCCGAAAATCATCTTTTGATTTAAATATGTTTTGATAAAAAACCTTGTCCATAAACATTATTTTCAATAAATTTATTTTAATTAACATTAAATTATGATGGTCTCATATCGCTTCTTTATTCATAATGGCTCTTCGCTTGCTGTCCTGACACGGTATTAAAATAATATTGATTGCGTTAGGAAGCACAAAATGCCCTTTCCGCGAACATGGGTCGAAGAGCTAATCGTTGAATGGCTCCATTTGGAAGGTTTCTTTGTTGTGGCTAATTTGCCAGTCTCAGTTTCGAGCGCAGGTGGTCGCGGGGAAGTGGATGTGGTTGGTGCCAGAATCGAAAATGGCCAACTTGAAATTTTCCATGTCGAGACAGGTCAGCTCTCAGGAGGAAAGAAGAGCATTGTTTCTGTGAAGAAAAAATTTAGTCTTAATGTAAAAAAATCGGTAGAAGATTATTTCAAGAAAATCTTTTTTTACAAAAGCAATATAATAAATTACAAATCAATATATATAGCAACTTATTGGACTAAACCAACCATTGAAGGGTTGAAGGGTTTAGGGGTGGAAGTTTTTCCATTGCCTCTCTTTATTAAGGAAAAAGTTCTTGCAACAATTACAAGATGGAGGGAGAGCCCACCCCACACTCCTAAGGGTCCAGCACATTTAATTACATTGCCTGAGTGTCATTGGCTCATACTTTTGTTGGACTACTTAAAAATAAAATCTCTTTTAAGAAGTTAGGAAAATATTATTAAAAATATTTCCCTTTTTAAAAAACATATCATAAAGAAACCAAGAGGAAGAGCGAAATTATGTTTGTTTCACCTTTTCTTTTGAATTTTGAATTCCGTATAAAAAATAAAAAGGCATTAAATAAAAAAGGATAGGTAATGCTAAGAATTAAAAAAATTGTGTTGGCGTATTCCGGCGGGTTGGATACCTCCGTCATCCTGAAGTGGCTCAAGGAGACCTATCGCTGTCCGGTGGTGGCCTTTTGTGCCGACATCGGCCAGGGGGAGGAGGTGGGCGAGGTGGCGGCCAAGGCCCAGGCCACCGGCGCCGATGAGGTCCATGTCCTGGACCGCCGGGAGGAGTTCGTCCGGGATTTCGTCTTTCCCATGCTGCGGGCCAATGCGGTTTATGAGGGCTCGTATCTTCTGGGGACCTCCATTGCCCGGCCCCTCATCGCCAAGGCCCAGGTGGAGGTGGCCCGTGAGACCGGCGCCAACGCCGTGGCCCACGGCGCCACCGGCAAGGGCAACGACCAGGTGCGCTTTGAGCTCACCTACACCGCCCTGGCCCCGGACCTCACCATCATCGCGCCTTGGCGGGAGTGGGACCTGGCGGGCCGGGAGGAGCTCCTCGCCTACGCCCGCAAGCACGGCATCCCGGTGCCGGTGACCGCCGACAAGCCCTACTCCATGGACCGCAACCTCCTGCACCTGAGCTTCGAGGGCGGGATCCTGGAGGACCCCTGGGCCGAACCACCGGCGGACATGTTCGTACTTACCCGCGCCCCCGAAGCTGCGCCGGACACGCCCCGCTATGTGGAGATTGACTTCGAGGCCGGGGACCCGGTGGCGGTGGACGGCGAGCGCCTCAGCCCCGCGGCGCTGCTGGCCCGGCTGAACGAGATCGGCGGCGAACACGGCATCGGCCGGGTGGACCTGGTGGAAAACCGCTACGTGGGCCTCAAATCCCGGGGGGTGTACGAAACCCCGGGCGGCACCCTGCTCCAGGCGGCCCACCGGGCGGTGGAATCCCTCACCCTGGACCGGGAGGTGCTGCACCTGAGGGACAGCCTTATCCCCCGCTACGCCGAGCTGGTCTATTACGGCTACTGGTTTGCGCCGGAACGCTATGCCCTCCAGGCCCTGATGGACGAGGCCCAGAAACCCGTCACCGGCACCGCCCGCCTCAAGCTCTACAAAGGCAGCGTCGCCGTGGTGGGCCGCAAATCCCCCAACTCCC of Desulfobaccales bacterium contains these proteins:
- a CDS encoding argininosuccinate synthase, with the protein product MLRIKKIVLAYSGGLDTSVILKWLKETYRCPVVAFCADIGQGEEVGEVAAKAQATGADEVHVLDRREEFVRDFVFPMLRANAVYEGSYLLGTSIARPLIAKAQVEVARETGANAVAHGATGKGNDQVRFELTYTALAPDLTIIAPWREWDLAGREELLAYARKHGIPVPVTADKPYSMDRNLLHLSFEGGILEDPWAEPPADMFVLTRAPEAAPDTPRYVEIDFEAGDPVAVDGERLSPAALLARLNEIGGEHGIGRVDLVENRYVGLKSRGVYETPGGTLLQAAHRAVESLTLDREVLHLRDSLIPRYAELVYYGYWFAPERYALQALMDEAQKPVTGTARLKLYKGSVAVVGRKSPNSLYRPDLATFEAGGTYRQADATGFIRLNALRLKIRAQLEGR